The Candidatus Denitrolinea symbiosum DNA window CGAGTCGAATCGCACCTCGGAAGTGGTCGCGCGCCAGATCCGCGAGGGCCTCGCCGGGACGGACCCCGCGCTCGCCTCCCGACTCGTCGTCGCCTACGAACCCGTCTGGGCCATCGGGACGGGACGCGCCTCGACGCGCGAAAACGCCGAGGGCGTGGTGCGCGGCGTCATCCGTCCCGCGCTGACCGAACTCTTCGGCGCCGACGCGGCCCAGGCGATCCGCGTCCTCTACGGCGGGTCGGTCACCGCGGCGAACGCAGCCGAGTTCTTCGCCAGCCCCGAAATTGACGGCGCGCTGGTCGGCGGCGCGTCGCTCAAACAGGACGAGTTCGTCGCCATTGCCAAAGCCGCGCGCGCTTCGTAGACTTTGCCCGATTAGTATTTCGATTTTTTGGCTGTGATATACTGAAATCGAGGCGATTACGAAAGGTGACGACGATGGCCGACATAGCTCTTTATCCTCTCCCCAGATTGCGAAACCTGCCCGATTCGCTCCCTCTGGATAAAGCGGTTCGGATCGAACTTGTGGAAGGCGTGCCTGTTTTTAAGGCATCCCAAACCATCCAGGATCGAATTGAAGAATTATTGCGTAAACAACGCGAAGCCAGATTGAAAGCTGGCGAAGAAACCGAACTGGACAGGTATGAAGAAATGGACGATTACCTGAGTTTCGTGAATCGCGTTGTGCGGAATCTGATGCAGTCAGAAAAACACGGGAGCGCTTAATGGCGCTTGGGGGCAAAATTCGATCGGCGACCCGGCAGGCTGTGCGCCAACGTGCGGCGGAGTTGTGCGAATATTGCCACACTTCCGAGCGCTGGCAATATGTGCCGTTCACAATTGACCATGTGATCCCGCTTCCAAAGGCGGAACAGACGGTTTGGAAAACCTCGCTCTTTCCTGCTTTCATTGCAACCGTAAGAAGGGAAGCCGAACAAAGGCAATGGACCCTGTTACCGCGGAAGAGGTGTTCCTTTACAACCCTCGAAACGACGATTGGCAGGCTCATTTCATTTGGTCGAGCGATGGGCTTCGGATTGTCGGCACAACTGCAATCGGACGGGCAACAGTGGCGGCATTGGACTTGAATCGTGAGCGGATTCTCAACATTCGCTCGGCAGATCGCTCGGTCGGCCGCCATCCTCCTGTCCAGGACCCATTGCAAAAAGAACAGCGTACCTGAATACTGTCCGCTCATGTTCTCCGGCCTCGTCTGGTTTCTCCTTACATTAGCGCCGCTGGTTTTCCTCCAGCGGCTTTTGCACCGTGAGATTCAGGCGGTCTTCCTCATCGTCACGCGCCACCCAGGTTTGACGATCGGTCTCTTCTCGATGCTGTTTTTCCCTGGCGTGCTGCTGCACGAACTGAGTCATTTCCTGATGGCGAAACTGCTCGGCGTGCGGACGGGCGGATTCTCCCTCCTGCCGCAGGTCCTTCCCGACGGGCGACTCCTGCTCGGCTATGTGGAGACCCAGCGCACGGACGTGGTCCGCGATTCGCTCATCGGAGTCGCGCCCCTCGTCGCGGGCGGATTCTTCATCGCCTACGCGTCCATCTATAAATTGGATTTGCTCCTGCTCTGGCAGATCCTTCAAAGCGGACAGACGGCTCTTTTCCTCGAAGCGTTGCGCGTCCTGCCTGCCGTCAAGGATTTTCCGCTCTGGTTCTATCTCACCTTCGCGGTCAGCAGTACCATGCTTCCCTCCGCTTCGGACCGCCACGCCTGGACTCCGCTCGCGACGTGGGTGGCTGGCATCCTGGCGCTGGCCCTGCTGGCGGGCGCGGGCCCGTGGATGCTCGCCGCCGTCGCGCCGCCGCTGAACGATTTCCTGCGATCGGCCGCCATGTTGTTCGGACTGAGCGCGGCGGTCCACGCCATCCTTCTCCTGCCGACGTTCCTCGTCCACAAATTTGTGGCGCGGGCGTTCAAGGTGGACGTTAACTGACGGCGCGAACCGTCCACGAATGCGGCCGCGAATTCGTGGAGACGACCGTCAACTCATCCGAAAAAATTTCGATATTCGTCGTGATCGCCGATCCAATACCACGTCACGGTATCGTTTTCCATGATCCCTACGGCGCGGATTCCGATTGTGATTCGTACCGACCAGATTTTTTCTTCCGTGTTGATGCATTTGAAATGCAGCGATGGATGAAAAGGATTTTCCGCCCAAAGTTTAAAAATTTTCCTGGCGCGCTCGTGGACTGATTTATCCAGCCGTTCATATTTTTCCCAAAAAGACGGCAGGGTACGAGATTTCATAGCCGATCAAAATCCATTGGCTCGGCTTTATTTTCGGCGATTTGCTTGCGGGCTTCCCGCGCGGATTCATAAAGTCCCATTTGCGAGCGGGCAAAGTCTTCGTTCCAGCGGGCTTCATCTTCCAACTCGGCCAGCCACCTCTGCAAATATTCAGCCGCCTGTGATTGGATCTCCTCTGGCTGGAATTCCAGCATTTTGACAATGGTTTCGATTGCGGGAGTTGCCATAAAAATCTCCTTGTCAATTCCGCTTTAAGTATAGCATGAAAGAACGAGAGGGGTTTTCGCCTTCCAAGTTGTCTTATAATCTGAAAACACGCAATGAAAAAACACATCCTCCCCCTCGTCCTGATTCTCCTCTCCCTCCTCCTCGCCTTCTGCCTCCTCAACCTCGACCACGATTGGGGCGACGACTGGGCCTCCTATCTCATGCAGGCCATCGCCATCACCAAAGGCCAGACGCAGGACTTCATCCAGCGCAATACGTTCACGATGCGCATGTCCACGCAGTTCATCGGCCCCGACGCGTACCCGTGGGGCTTCCCCGCGCTCCTCGCGCCGTTCACCCTCGCCTGCGCCCCGCTCGATATTTTCTGCCTCAAATCCATCAACCTGATCTTCTGGACGCTCTTCCTCCTCGTCCTTTACCTGCTTCTCGCCCGCCGACTCCCGCCCCTCCAGGCCGCGCTCCTCGTCGCGGTTTTCGCCTTCAGTCCGCTCCTGCTCAACTTCAACAACCAACTTACCTCCGATATCGCCTTTCTCTTTTTCTCCACTCTCGCCCTGCTGTTGATAGAACAAGTAAGTCGGATTGCCAATCCGACCTACAGGATTCTCCTCGGCATCGTACTTTTTTTCGCTTTCTTCGTGCGGACGAATGGGATTCTCCTCCTCTCGACCCTCTTCCTCGCCCAGGCCTTTGACTACCTCCAGACTCGTCCCCGCCTCCTCCCTGACTGGAAGCGGATCCTGACCAGCGGCCTGGTTCCCTACTACGTCTTTGGTCTCCTCACCCTCGCCGACCTGCTCATCTTCCCCGCGGGCGAGGGATCGCACTTCGAGCGACTCTCGGTCATCTCTTTCAAGAGCCTCGCGGACAACGTCTCCGCCTACTTTGCCATGCCCGCCTTCTTTTTCAGCGACCTGCCCTATCCCGAAATTATTTACGGCGTCCTGCTGCCCTTCATCCTCGGCGGAATCGTCTTGAACTTTGAAAAAGATTTTCCTCTTATCGTCTATCTGATTCTCAGTTACGCTCTCTTCATTCTCTGGCCTGAACAGCAGGGGATTCGTTTCCTCTTCCCGATCCTGCCCCTGCTCATCTATTTCGCATATCGGGGCATGACCGCCGCTTCCTTCGCGTTGACCTCCCAATTCCAGCGCGCGGGTCAATGGGTGACGCGCGGATTCTGGCTGGTTATCGTCGCCGCCTTCGCGTGGACCTCCCTCACGATGGCACGCGACAACCTCGCGCAGGGACGCGGTCCCTACGGCAACGTCTTCGATCCGTTGTCCATCGAGATGTTCGATTACGTCAAAAACCAGACCGCCCCCGATGACGTCATCGCGTTCTACAAACCGCGCGCCCTGCGTCTCTTCACCGACCGCTATACCCTGTTGATTGACAAGTGCGACGCGCTTCCCCTCGCGAAATACGTCGTCCTGCGTAAATCGCGCGGCGGCGTGGACCAAGTCTCCCCCGACGACATCGAATCCTGCAACCCGTCCATTGCAGCGACGAGGGTGTTCGTGAACGAGAAGTTCGCAATTTATCGGATTCGTTCGCGATAGCAGGCTATGCCGATCTCTTTGCCCACCTCGTAATCAGCATCTTCACGCGGACACGGACGCGCGCGTCCGCGTTGGCGCTCGCCCATAGGGATTGTGTCTTGCGATAGACATCCTTCTCGATCTTCTCGAAGTCCTCCCATTCATCGTCTATCCATTCCTTCATTTCGGACGGCGTATCCCAATAGTAGAAGAAGGCGAACTCCTCCGAACGCTCGTTGACAAACCAGCCGCGCGACTCGACCTCGCGCATCGCGGCGAACGCGGCCGCGTCGTCCGCGAGACCGACGGGCATGTCGGCGAGGCGCCCCGCGACCTGGAGTCCCGATGACGAGGGGATTTCCACAGTCCAGTTGTCTTCCACGGGGCGCAGGTCAATGAGAGCGCCGTTCGGTTTGAGCGCGCGGCGGATTTCATCCAGAGCATGAACCATGCTCGCGTGTTCCATACATCAGAGCGACCAGGCGAGGATGGCGATGTCGAATTTCTCTTTGGGGAGGGGGAGACGGTGGGCCGATGCGCGGACGAATTCCACGCGCCCGCGCAGGTCGGCGGGAGTGTCCGCGCGGGCGACGCGCAGCGCGTCGAAATCGGGATCCAGCCCGAAGGTCAGGGAGGAAGCGGCGGCGTATTTCCAGGTCAGGCGTCCCTCGCCGCATCCGATCTCCAATACGCGCGCGCCGTCGAAGTCCGCGAAGTCCAGCAGTTTTTTACGCTCGAAATTTTCGGGGTCTTTTTGGGGTTTCATATTCGCAGGACTTTCGCCCCTCGGATTTTCCCCTGCTTCAACTCGTTCAACGCGAGGTTGGCGTCTTTCAACTCGTATTCCTGGAACTCCGGTTTGATCCCAGCCTCCGCCGCGAGTTGCAAAAACTCGCGCACGTCCGCGCGCGTGACGTTGGCCGTGGATTTGATCTCTTTCTCCATCCACAACTGCGACGGATAATCGAGCGTGGACAGGACTTCGCGATCCGCGTCCTGCTTGCGGATGGCGTTGATGACGAGCCGCCCGCCCGGCTTGAGACGCTTCAACGCTTCCATATCTGGACCCCAAACGGGCGTGGCGTCGATGACCGCGTCCAGCGCCGACGGCGGGACCGCGTCGATCGCGCCGGCCCAGTCCGCGCCCAGCGACCGGGCGAACTCGCGTTCCGATTCGCTGCGGGTAAACACGAAAAAATTCGAGTTGGGGAATTTGTGCCGCGCCATTTTCAACACAAGATGGTTGGAACCGCCGAAGCCCATCAATCCCAAAGTTCCTTCGTCGTGGAGATTGCTCAAGCGGAGCGAGCGATAGCCGATCGCGCCCGCGCACAGCAGCGGCGCGGCTTCGGAGTCGGACAGCGAATCGGGGATCGGGTGGACGAAGTCGGCGCGGAGTTTCATGTACTCGGCGTATCCGCCGTCCACGTCGCGGCCCGTGGCCTGGAACTGCGGACAGAGATTCTCCCGCCCCGACTTGCAGAAGTCGCACTCGCCGCACGCGGACGCGATCCACGCCGCGCCGACGCGCTGACCGCTCTCCGTGACGCCCACCGCCTGATGTCCCAAAATGACGGGCAGCCGCGGAGGGGGCGTCCGCCCTTCGATCTCGTCCAATTCGGTGCGGCAGACTCCGCAGCAGACGACGCGCAACAGGACTTCGTCCGCGCCCGGCTTGGGGTCAGGGACGGATTCGAGCGAGAGGGGAGTGGG harbors:
- a CDS encoding triose-phosphate isomerase; this translates as MNKTVAEARDLVFKMAVELREIGGVEKVLCPPFPSLVAVSALLAGTDIGLGAQNMHWEAKGAFTGEVAPNMVKEFCNYVIIGHSERRAYFGETDESVNRKVRAAQAADLTPIVCVGETLEQYESNRTSEVVARQIREGLAGTDPALASRLVVAYEPVWAIGTGRASTRENAEGVVRGVIRPALTELFGADAAQAIRVLYGGSVTAANAAEFFASPEIDGALVGGASLKQDEFVAIAKAARAS
- a CDS encoding HNH endonuclease, with product MDPVTAEEVFLYNPRNDDWQAHFIWSSDGLRIVGTTAIGRATVAALDLNRERILNIRSADRSVGRHPPVQDPLQKEQRT
- a CDS encoding alcohol dehydrogenase; translated protein: MKAMLLCGLAPLAQNPTPLSLESVPDPKPGADEVLLRVVCCGVCRTELDEIEGRTPPPRLPVILGHQAVGVTESGQRVGAAWIASACGECDFCKSGRENLCPQFQATGRDVDGGYAEYMKLRADFVHPIPDSLSDSEAAPLLCAGAIGYRSLRLSNLHDEGTLGLMGFGGSNHLVLKMARHKFPNSNFFVFTRSESEREFARSLGADWAGAIDAVPPSALDAVIDATPVWGPDMEALKRLKPGGRLVINAIRKQDADREVLSTLDYPSQLWMEKEIKSTANVTRADVREFLQLAAEAGIKPEFQEYELKDANLALNELKQGKIRGAKVLRI